TCTATTTATTGCTAATTATATGTGTTCACCTTCTTATATCAGCTTGGGGTATGCTTTGTATTATTATAATCTCATACCTGAAAAGGTTACTGTATTTACTTCTGTAACTACAAAAAAAACTATGGTTTATGATAATTATTTGGCAAGGTTTGAATACCGCTCTATAAAAAAAGACTTATTTTTTGGTTTTAAAGAGATTAAAGATGGAGATTTTTCTATTTTTATATCTCTTCCAGAAAAAGCAATTTTGGATTTCTTTTATTTTAATACTGATATAAAAAGAAGCTTTGATTATTTTGATTCTTTAAGATTTCAGAATTTAGAAATTTTAGATATAAATAGATTTAATTTATTTCAAAAAAAATATTCTAAAAGAGTGCAGAGAATAGCAGATCTATTTGTAGATTACGTGGAATTCTATAAGCAGAAATACAAGGAATTACAATGAAAAATCAATTAAAAGACATTATTGATATAAAATTAAGTAAAGGTGAGAATATAAATAAAATTAGAGAGTTTGTTCAAAAATATTTACTATATGTGTTATACAGAGGAAAGGTGTTCCAAAATTTGGTCTTTACCGGTGGTACGGCTTTGCGGTTTTTGTATGGTATTAGAAGATATTCAGAAGATCTAGATTTTAGCCTATCTTTAAAATCTCAGAATTATGATTTTTTAAAACTGTTGTCTCTGATGAAGAGAGAACTTGACCTAGCAGGATATGATTTGGAGATAAAACATAGTATTGAAAGCAATGTACATAGCGCATTTTTAAAGTTTACCGGATTATTGTATGAATATCAATTATCTCCCCTTAAGGAGGAGAAGTTTTCAATTAAATTAGAAGTAGATACATGTCCTCCCTTAGGAGGCAAAGAAGAGGTGGATACTTATAATTCGGGTTTCATGTTTTCTATCCTGCATTTTGATTTAGCATCTTTATTTGCCGGAAAACTCCATGCTTTATTATGCCGTCGATTTACTAAAGGCAGAGATTGGTATGATTTATTGTGGTATTTAACAAAATTTGAAAATATAGAGCCCAATTTTACTATGCTTAACAATGCTATTAAGCAGACATGCAGAGAAGATATTGGTTTTATTAGTCAGGATAATTGGAAGGAAAAATTAGAAAAAGAGATTAAAATACTAGAGATAGAGAAGGTTAAAAATGATGTTTATATATTCTTGGAAGATAAAAGTGAAATTAACCTCTTAAATAAAGAGAATTTGCTTAAATTGTTAAGTAAAAAAGATTATTGAAGGCCGTAGCATTGTTTCGTCTGGCTTCGTATTTTCTATTAGCACGAGTATTTTAATACTTGACTTTTTAAATAATCGTACTAAAATACAA
The Candidatus Kaelpia imicola genome window above contains:
- a CDS encoding nucleotidyl transferase AbiEii/AbiGii toxin family protein, with amino-acid sequence MKNQLKDIIDIKLSKGENINKIREFVQKYLLYVLYRGKVFQNLVFTGGTALRFLYGIRRYSEDLDFSLSLKSQNYDFLKLLSLMKRELDLAGYDLEIKHSIESNVHSAFLKFTGLLYEYQLSPLKEEKFSIKLEVDTCPPLGGKEEVDTYNSGFMFSILHFDLASLFAGKLHALLCRRFTKGRDWYDLLWYLTKFENIEPNFTMLNNAIKQTCREDIGFISQDNWKEKLEKEIKILEIEKVKNDVYIFLEDKSEINLLNKENLLKLLSKKDY